The DNA sequence CTTCGGGGCGGGGCTGCGCGGGGAGGAACCGGGCGAGGACCTCGTCGCCGAGCTCGGCGGTGTCCCGGTCGGGCTGGTCCAGCGCGCCCGCTGGCACGACTACCCCGACGAGGTCGCCGCGATCACGCCGATCCTGACGCTCCCGGACGGTGCGCTGACCGTCGACTACCTCATCGGGCCGGTGGAGCTGACCGGGCGCGGGCTGGGCCCGCGGATCATCGCCGCCGCCGTCGCCGAGGGCTGGGAGCGCTACCCGGAGGCGACGGCGGTGGTCGTCCCGGTCGCGGCGGGCAACCGGGCGTCGTGCCGGGCGCTGGAGAAGGCCGGGTTCCGGCGGGTCGCGACCGGGGAGCTGCCCCCGGACAACCCGGCCGACCCCCCGCTGTCCCACGTGCACCGGCTCGACCGGCCCGCCCGTCTGGGATGATCCCCGCGTGCCTCCCGTGACCAGCGCCGGGCTCCTGCTGCACCGGGCCGGGCCGGGCGGCCCGGAGGTGCTGCTCGGCCACATGGGCGGACCCTTCTGGGCCCGCAAGGACGACCACGCCTGGTCGCTGCCCAAGGGCGAGCACGGCCCCGACGAGACCCCCCTCGACGCCGCCCGCCGCGAGTTCACCGAGGAGGTCGGCGCCCCGCCCCCCGGCGGCGAGCCCGTTCCGCTCGGCACGGTCCGCCAGTCCCGCAAGACCGTCACCGCCTTCGCGCTGGACGGCTCCGCCTTCACCGGCGCCGACGCCGTCGCCGATCGTCCCGACGACGGCACCTGGGTCCAGATGGAGTGGCCACCCCGTTCCGGGCGCACCGTGCGTTTCCCCGAGCTGGACCGGGCCGCGTGGTTCGACCTCGCGACCGCGCGGCAGAAGATCGTGAAGGGGCAGGTGCCGCTGCTGGACAGGTTGGCGGAGCTGCTCGGCGGGTAGTCGGCCACCATGGCGAGCAGCATCAAGGACGACGAGATGTACGAGCGCCTCCGCGAGGAGGGCAACTCCAAGGAGAAGTCCGCGCGGATCGCGAACGCCGCGGCCGCCGAAGGGCGCGACACCGTCGGCAGGCGCGGCGGCGAGCACGGCGACTACGAGGACCAGACCAAGGACGAGCTCTACGCCCAGGCGCAGAAGGTCGGCATCCCCGGTCGCTCGGACATGACCAAGGACGAGCTGATCCGGGCCCTGCGCGAGCACTGACATCATCGGGGCATGAGCCGCCGTCACGACCACGACGCCGGGGGCGACCCCGGGACCCTCGCCCGCAAGGCCGAGCTGCGTGACGAGGTCTGGAGCGCACTCACCGAGCAGAAGGCCTCCCGTTTCCCCGGCGCGCGGAACCGGATCTCGAACTTCGTCGGTGCCGAGGCCGCGGCCCGCCGGCTGCGCGAGCTGGAGGTCTGGCGGGCCGCGGGCACCGTCAAGTCGAACCCGGACTCGGCGCAGCTCCCGGTGCGGCAGTACGCGCTCGAGGACGGCAAGACGGTCTACATGGCCGTCCCGAGGCTGGCCGAGGCCGACCCGTTCTTCCTGCTCGACCCCGACCACCTCGCCGATCCGCCGCGCCGGGCGGTCTCGATCGCGAACGCCACCCGCTCGGCCCGCCGGGTCGCCGTCGCGGACCTGGAGCCGGTCGACCTCGTCGTCACCGGCTGCGTCGCGGTCGGCGTCGACGGCGCGCGGCTGGGCAAGGGCGGCGGGTTCGCCGACCTGGAGTTCGCGCTGGCCCGCGCGGCCGGTCTGATCTCCGACGACACGCTGGTCGTCACGACCGTGCACGAATTGCAGGTGCGCGACGCCGGTGTCGTCCCGTGGGCCGGTCACGACGCACCGGTCGACCTGATCGTCACCCCGGACCGGGTCGTCGACTGCCGGGAGCACCGGCGCAGGCGCCCCGAGGGCGGCATCGTGTGGGACTCGCTCACCGAGGAGAAGATCGCGGCCATCCCGCTGCTGGGGCGGCTGCGGGAGGAGGCACGCGCATGAGGATCTTCTGCGAGCGCGGCGACATCACCGAGGCCCGGGTCGACGCCGTCGTCAACGCCGCCAACTCCGGCCTGCGTGGCGGGGGCGGTGTGGACGGTGCCATCCACCGGTGCGGCGGCCCCGCGATCCTCGCCGAGTGCGAGCGGCTGCGCGCCACGGACCTGCCCGACGGGCTGCCCACCGGCCACGCCGTCGCGACGACCGCCGGGAACCTGCCCGCCCGCTGGGTGATCCACACCGTCGGGCCGGTGCACGCGAAGGGCGAGGACCGCTCCGCCCTGCTGGCGAGCGCCTACCGGGAGCCGATGCGCGTCGCGGACTCCCTCGGCGCCCGCACCGTCGCCTTCCCCGCCGTCTCGGCCGGGATCTACGGATGGCCGATCGACGACGCCGCCCGGATCGCCGTCGGCACCGTCCGGGAGGTCGCCGGCGCGGGCACCGGTGTCGAGGAGGTGCGGTTCGTGCTCTTCAGTGACGACGTCCTCGCCGCGTTCGAGACCGCCCTAGGCTGACCCCATGATCACCGTGAACGGCCACACCCCGCAGGTCCACGACCAGGCCTGGGTGGCGCCCGGCGCCGTCCTCGCCGGCGAGGTGAGCGTCGGCGCGGAGACCGGGATCTGGTACACCTGCGTCCTGCGGGCCGATCTGGCCCCGATCACCGTGGGCGCGCGCACCAACGTGCAGGACGGCTCGGTGCTGCACGCCGACCCCGGCTTCCCCATGGTCATCGGCGACGGCGTGACCATCGGCCACCGCGCGGTCGTACACGGCTGCACGGTCTCCGACGACGTGCTGATCGGCATGGGCGCGGTGCTGATGAACGGGGTGCACGTCGGAGCCGGGTCGCTGATCGCCGCAGGGGCGGTCCTCACCCAGGGCACGGTCGTGCCCCCCGGGTCGCTGGTCGCCGGGGTGCCGGGGAAGGTGCGCCGGGAGCTGAGCCAGGCCGAGCGCGACTCGATCCCGCTCTCCGCCGCCGCCTACGTGCACCTGCTGGGCCTGCACCGCGACGCGACCGCCTGACCCACCGCCGCCGGCACCGGAACGGCGTACGAACCGAGCGACGGAGCGGAGCCGGAGGGCCGGGGGTCAGCAGCCGGTCAGGCGCCCGGCGAACGTCGCGACGCCGTCACCGGCCAGCCGCTCCAGGACCGCGGGCCGCCCGCAGGCCGCGAGCAGCACGTCGATCCCGTCGCCCTGCACCGTCGCGCCGTCGCCCCCGGCGAACCCGACGTCGTCGGCGACGAACCGCAGCCCCGCCAGCCGGTCTCGGCTCGTGAACGCGCTCGGGTGCTGTCCGACCACGAACTCCAGCGCGATCCGCAGGCCCTCGGGGTCGGACTCGCGGGGCAGCCCGAGCGGGACGGTGACGTCGGCGGTGTGCACCAGGATGTCGGTCATCGGGCCCCGCAGACCGACCCCGGGGATGGCGAACCGGCTGTCCGCGTGCTCGCGGAGGGTCGCGACGATCTCCGGCACCGGCCGCGCCGCGAGGCGAGCCGCCCCCCGGTCGATGGCACGGTCGATGTCGCCGCGGGCCGCGACCATGTCGGCGAGCACCGTGCCGAGGTTCATGGTGACCACCGACGCGGTGTGCCCGGCGACGGTGCGCACGTCCCACTCCGAGCACAGGCTGGGGCTCGCGAGCTGCCCGGCGTCGAGCGACTCGACCAGGTCGGCGAAGCCGCGGCGGTGGCGTGCGGAGACCGCGAGCACGACCTCTGTGGGAACGGCGGACGCGGACACGGGACCCCCTCCGGCGGGCCGCCCGGCCCGCGACGGCGCCAAGCCTAGAGTGTGAGCCGACCGGCGAGCGTCGCGACGCCGCCCCGTGAGCCGGTCCAGCACGGCCGGTCGTCCGCAGGCGGCCAGCAGCACGTCGACGCCGTGTCCCCGGACCTCCGCGCCCTCGCCTTGCGCGAACCCGGCGTCGTCGGCGACGAACCGCAGGCCGGCCACCCGGTGCTTCGTGGTGAACCCGGCGGGACCCTACCGACGACGAAGTCGAGCGCGACGCGCACGTCGGCGGGGTCGGGGTCGAACGGCAGCCCGAGCGGGACCGTGACGTCGACGGTGTGCACGAGCGCGGCGGTCATCGGGCCGCGCCCCGATGCCGGGCGGGGCGACGGAGCTTTCGGCCCGCTCGCGCAGGACCGCGACCAGCTCCCCGATCGGTCGGGTCGCCTCCCGCCGCGCGGCCCGGTCGACCGCCCGGTCCACGTTCCCGCGCGCCCGGCAGCACCTGGACCAGGAACGACGGCACCGTCGTGGTCAGCGCGGACACCAGGTGCCCGGCGTCGGTCCGCACGTCCCACCCGGCGCACAGGCTCGGCGCCGCGAGCTGCGCCGCGTCGAGTGAGAAGACGAGGTCGGCGAACCCGCGCCGGTACCGGGCGGACACCGCGACGACGGCAGCGTCGGGCAGGTCGGAGGTGGTCACGGCGGTGAGCCTAGGCAGGTCGGACCCGGCCGTGGAAGGCGCGGATGTGCGCCTCGATCCGGTCCGCGGCCAGCGCCGGGTCACCGTCGGCGAGGGCGGCGTGGATGTCGCGGTGCTCGGCCCGCAGCCGATCGCGCAGTGCGGGCCAGTCCCCCTGGGCCTGCATCGCGTCGAGCAGCACCCCGCGCACCGACTCCCGGATCGCCCGGGTCAGCTCCCCCACCAGGCGATTGCCCGCCGCCGCGGCGATCGCGACGTGGAAGGCGATGTCGGCGTCACTGAAGGCGGCCGGGTCGAGGTCGGCGTCCATGGCGTCCAGCGCGGTCGTCCACTCCAGGAGGTCCGACGCCGAGCGCCAGCGCGCGGCGAGCCCGGCGGAGAACCGCTCGAGCATGACCCGGGCCTCGGTCACGTCGTCGACCGGGAACGAGTCGACCGCCAGGTGCAGGGCCAGTACCCGCCCGAGCGCCCGCGCCGGGGCCGGTACGACGACCGTCCCGGAGTCGACGCCGGTGCCCACCTGCGAGCGGATCACGCCCTGGGCCTGCAGCACCCGCAGCGCCTCGCGGACCGCCTGGCGGGACGCACCGAGCCGGGCGGCGAGCTCGCGCTCCGGCGGCAGCCGGTCCCCCGGGCGCCACTCGCCGCTCGTCAGGCGCTCCTCGACGTGGGCGAGCACCATCTCGTGGGCGGCGGGAACACGCACGTCGTCCTCCTGCTTGTGTGTGGTCCGACCATACCGCTACCTTGGTCGGACCACACCCTCCGTCCCACCACGTCACCGGAGGCGCCATGTCGAACCCACCGCCCCGCGTCGGCCTCATGGTCACGTGCCTGAACGACGCCCTGTTCCCGGACACCGGCGCGGCCGTCGTGTCCCTGCTGCGCCGGCTCCGCGTCGACGTCGAGTTCCCCGCCGCCCAGACCTGCTGCGGCCAGCCGATGGTCAACACCGGCTACCTCGACGAGGCCGTCCCGCTCGTGCGCAACCACCTCGACGCCTTCGCCGGCTACGACGCCGTCCTCGCGCCGTCCGGCTCCTGCGCGGGCTCGGTGCGCCACCAGCACGGGCTGGTCGCGCGCCGCTCCGGCGACCCCGGCCTGGTCCGCGGCGTGGAGGTGGCACCGCCGGTCTACGAGCTGAGCGAGTACCTGGTCGACGTGCTCGGCGTCGTCGACGTCGGTGCCTACTTCCCGCACCGCGTCACCTACCACCCGACCTGCCACTCGCTGCGGATGCTGGGGGTCGGCGACCGGCCGACCCGACTGCTGCGCGCGGTGCGCGGGCTGACCCTGCTCGACCTGCCGGGCGCGGCCGAATGCTGCGGGTTCGGCGGGACGTTCGCGGTGAAGAACGCCGAGACCTCGATCGCAATGGGCAACGACAAGGCCCGCCACGTCCGCTCGACGGGCGCGGAGGTCCTCGTCGCCGGGGACAACTCGTGCCTGATGCACGTCGGCGGGCTGCTGTCGCGGCAGCGGTCGGGGATGCGGGTGATGCACCTGGCCGAGGTGCTGGCACAGACCGAGCCGGTGGTCGCCGGCGAGGGCCGGGCCGGCGACGGACGTTCCGTCGGCAGTGCGGGGGTGGCCCGGTGAGCGGCACCTTCCTCGGCACCCCGTCGTTCCCGACCGCGGCGAGGCACGCGCTGGAGGACTCCCAGCTGCGCCGCAACCTCGCGCACGCGACGGGCGTCATCCGCACCAAGCGGGCAGGCGTCGTCGGCGAGGTGGACGAGTGGGAGCAGCTGCGCCTGGCCGGTGAGGCGATCAAGAACCGGGTGCTGCGGCACCTCCCCGACTACCTGGAGCAGCTCGAACGCTCGCTGACCGCGGCCGGGGCCACCGTGCACTGGGCGCGCGACGCGGCCGAGGCGAACGCGATCGTCGTCGACATCGCGCGCCGGCACGGCACCGACGAGGTCGTCAAGGTCAAGTCCATGGCCACCCAGGAGATCGACCTCAACTCGGCGCTGGAGGCCGCGGGCATCCACGCCTGGGAGACCGACCTCGCCGAGCTGATCGTGCAGCTCGGCGACGACCTGCCCAGCCACATCCTGGTCCCGGCGATCCACCGCAACCGCGCGGAGATCCGGGAGATCTTCCTGCGCGAGATGGGCAGCGCCGGGCGCGCCGCCCCGGCCGACCTGACCGACGAGCCGAAGCGTCTCGCCGCGGCCGCCCGGGAGCACCTGCGGGAGAAGTTCCTGCGGGCCAGGGTCGCGGTGTCGGGGGCGAACTTCGCCGTCGCCGAGACCGGGACACTGACCGTCGTGGAGTCCGAGGGCAACGGCCGGATGTGCCTGACCCTGCCGGAGGTCCTGGTGTCGGTGGTCGGCATCGAGAAGGTCCTGCCGACCTTCCAGGACCTGGACGTGATGCTGCAGCTGCTCCCCCGGTCCTCGACCGGGGAGCGGATGAACCCCTACACCTCCACCTGGACCGGGGTCACCCCCGGCGACGGGCCGCAGGAGGTGCACGTGGTGCTGCTGGACAACGGGCGCACCGACGTGCTGGCCGACCCGACCGGACGCCAGGCGCTGCGCTGCATCCGTTGCTCGGCCTGCCTGAACGTGTGCCCGGTCTACGAGCGCACCGGCGGACACGCCTACGGCTCGGTCTACCCGGGTCCGATCGGCGCGATCCTCACGCCGCAGCTGCGCGGGGTGGGCACCGACCCGCAGACCGACTCGCTGCCATACGCCTCCAGCCTGTGCGGGGCGTGCTTCGAGGTCTGCCCGGTCCGCATCGACATCCCCGAGGTGCTGGTGCACCTGCGCGCCGAGGTCGTCGACGCGCACCAGCGGGCGAGCCGGGTGCCGTCGGTTCAGGACGTCGCGATGCGGGCGGCGTCGTGGACACTGTCCTCGGCGGCGCGGACCGGTGCCGCGGAGAAGGCGGCCGGGCTCGGTGGTCGGCTGGTCGCGCGGCTGGGACGCACCGTCCCCGGCGGGCGGACCGTGCTGGGCGCGATCCCCGGTCCGGCGAGCCCGTGGGCGGACTCGCGCGACGTCCCGGTGCCGGCGGAGGAGTCGTTCCGGGAGTGGTGGAAGCGGACGAACGGCGGCCGGGACGGGAGCTGGGCATGAGCGCGCGTGAGGCGATCCTGGCGAAGGCCCGGCGGGCCCTGTCCGACGTGCCCGACGTCGAGCCGGTACTCGACGTGGAGGTGGTCCGCCCGGTTCCCGACCGGTCGCCGTCACACGCGCAGGTCGTGGATCTGTTCGTCGAGCGGGTCGCGGACTACCGCGCCGTCGTCGAGCGGGCGGCTCCGGACACGGCGACCGCGCGGGTCGCCGGAGCGCTGGCGGGCCGGACCCCGCTCGCGGGTTCCGGGCCGCTGCGGATCCTGGTGCCACCGGGCTTCCCGGCCGGGCTGGTACCCGCCGATGTCGAGGTCGTCGCCGACGGGCCCGGCGTCGTGGTGTCCGAGTTGGACCGGTGCGACGGCGTGCTGTCGACGGCCGCCATCGGCATCGCCGAGACCGGCACGATCGTCCTCGACCACGGGCCGGGCCAGGGCCGTCGTGCCGCGACCCTGGTCCCCGACCTGCACGTCTGCGTGATCCGCGCCGACCAGATCGTGGCCGGGGTACCGGAGGCGGTGGCGGCGCTGGACCCGGTACGACCGCACACCTGGATCAGCGGGCCGAGTGCGACCAGCGACATCGAGCTGGACCGGGTGGAGGGCGTGCACGGGCCGCGGACCCTGCACGTGGTGATCGTCGGCTGATCCGGGCCGAGCCGACAAGCCGGGGGTGCTGTGGACGACACCCCCTTGGCCGACGCATGGACGGCAGCATAGGCTCGCCTAACTTCGTCAATTTGTCGGCTCGGTCCGGAACGCCCCTTTCCCGGGCGGCCGCCGCTCCCCAGGGAAGGACGGTCATGGCTCTCTCCATGGTCCGCAGAGGCCGGCGGAACGCCGTGCCCGCTCTCGCGCTCGCGCTGCTGCTGACGCTGACCGCCTGCGCCGGCTCCGGTGGTGGGGACTCCGGCGTCGGCCCCGCCGGCGGACCAGCGCTCCCCGCGGCCGAGGGCACCACGCAGTACCCGCTCACGCTGACGACGTGGGCCGGCGAGACCGTGCTGGAGGAGCGCCCGGAGCGCATCGCCGTGATCGGCTTCTCGCCCAACCTCGACGCGCTCGAGGCGCTCGGCGTCACCCCGGTCTACACGATGGCCGAGGAGAGCGAGTGGCCGTGGCGCAGCCAGGAGTGGCTGTCCGGGATCGAGATGCGCGACACCGTCACCCGGCGCGACCCGATCAACTTCGAGGGCATCGCCTCGACCGACCCCGACCTGATCGTCGCCACCAACTTCGTCCAGGACGACGTCACGTTCGAGCGCCTGAGCTCGATCGCCCCGGTGCTGGAGAACCCGGAGAAGGTGGCAGGCGACCAGATCTCCTGGCAGGAGACCCAGCGCATGGTCGGCCGCGCGCTCGACCTGCCGGCGGCCTCCGAGACCGCGATCGCCGAGGCCGAGCAGGCCATCGACGCGGTCGCCCGGGAGCACCCGCAGTACGCGGGCCGGACGATCACGATCGCGACGGACTACACCCAGTCGGGCATCGACTACTACACCGTGACCGGCGGCACCGCGGAGCGCATCGTGACCCGGATGGGCTTCGCACCCAACCCGCTGGGCCGGCAGTTCGTCTCCGACCCGAGCGTCGCCGACGAGCAGGTCGGCCAGCTCGACGGCGACGTGCTGGTGATGTTCTACAACGACGCCGCGGGCCGGACGGCCCGGGAGGCCGCACCGCTGTTCCGAACCGTGCCGCCGGTCGCCGAGGGCCGCTACGTCGGCATCACGATCGACGAGCCGGGCAGCGAGCTGACCTGGGTACTGCGCCGCGGCGCCAGCGTGACGAGCCTGCCGTGGGCGGTCGGCGAGCTGGCGAGGCGGGTCGACGGGCTCGACCTCGGCTGACGCCGGTGACGACCGGACACCTCTCCCGGCGACGCACCGGGCGGGCGGCCCCGCCCGCCCGGTCGTCGCTGCACCGTCGTCGCGCACTGGGGCTAGGCGGAGTCGTCGTCGCGCTCGCGGTGGCGATGCTGCTGAGTCTGGCGCACGGGGCCAACCCCATCGGCTACGACCAGGTGTGGTCCGCGCTGTGGTCCCGGGACGGCTCGCAGGCCTCGATCCTCGTCTGGACCGAGCGGTGGCCGCGCACGGTCGTCGCGCTGCTGGTCGGTGCCGCCCTCGGCGTCGCCGGTGCGGTGATCCAGGCGCTCACCCGCAACCCGCTGGCCGAGCCCGGCATCCTCGGCGTCAACGCCGGCGCCGGGTTCGCCGTCACGCTCGGCGCCGGGATGCTCGGGCTCTCGGGCATCAGCCAGTACGTGTGGTTCGCGTTCCTGGGCGCGGCGGTGACCACCGTCGTCGTGTTCGTCATCGGCGCGGCGGGCGGCGGCACGACGTCGCCGGTCACCCTGGTGCTCGCCGGCGTGGCGCTCGGCGCGGTGCTCAACGGGTTCTCCACCTTCCTCACTTTGATCGACCCGGAGACCTTCCGGGCGTTCCGGAACTGGGGGCTGGGCTCGATCGCGCGCACCGGGCTGCCCGACACGCTGCTCGTCGCCCCGTTCCTCGTCGCCGGGCTGATCGGCGCTCTCGCGCTGGCCGGCCCCCTGAACTCGATCGCGCTCGGCGACGACCTGGCCACCTCGCTCGGGACGAAGGTCGCCCGGGCCCGGATGCTCGGCATCGTCGTGGTCACCCTGCTGGCCGGTGGGGCGACGGCGCTGACC is a window from the Pseudonocardia sp. HH130629-09 genome containing:
- a CDS encoding lactate utilization protein B produces the protein MSGTFLGTPSFPTAARHALEDSQLRRNLAHATGVIRTKRAGVVGEVDEWEQLRLAGEAIKNRVLRHLPDYLEQLERSLTAAGATVHWARDAAEANAIVVDIARRHGTDEVVKVKSMATQEIDLNSALEAAGIHAWETDLAELIVQLGDDLPSHILVPAIHRNRAEIREIFLREMGSAGRAAPADLTDEPKRLAAAAREHLREKFLRARVAVSGANFAVAETGTLTVVESEGNGRMCLTLPEVLVSVVGIEKVLPTFQDLDVMLQLLPRSSTGERMNPYTSTWTGVTPGDGPQEVHVVLLDNGRTDVLADPTGRQALRCIRCSACLNVCPVYERTGGHAYGSVYPGPIGAILTPQLRGVGTDPQTDSLPYASSLCGACFEVCPVRIDIPEVLVHLRAEVVDAHQRASRVPSVQDVAMRAASWTLSSAARTGAAEKAAGLGGRLVARLGRTVPGGRTVLGAIPGPASPWADSRDVPVPAEESFREWWKRTNGGRDGSWA
- a CDS encoding FecCD family ABC transporter permease; the encoded protein is MTTGHLSRRRTGRAAPPARSSLHRRRALGLGGVVVALAVAMLLSLAHGANPIGYDQVWSALWSRDGSQASILVWTERWPRTVVALLVGAALGVAGAVIQALTRNPLAEPGILGVNAGAGFAVTLGAGMLGLSGISQYVWFAFLGAAVTTVVVFVIGAAGGGTTSPVTLVLAGVALGAVLNGFSTFLTLIDPETFRAFRNWGLGSIARTGLPDTLLVAPFLVAGLIGALALAGPLNSIALGDDLATSLGTKVARARMLGIVVVTLLAGGATALTGGIAFVGLMVPHVVRWFVGPDQRWIIAFSAAAAPVLVLVADVLGRVVARPGEIEVGIVTAIIGAPVLIALVRRREASGL
- a CDS encoding ABC transporter substrate-binding protein encodes the protein MALSMVRRGRRNAVPALALALLLTLTACAGSGGGDSGVGPAGGPALPAAEGTTQYPLTLTTWAGETVLEERPERIAVIGFSPNLDALEALGVTPVYTMAEESEWPWRSQEWLSGIEMRDTVTRRDPINFEGIASTDPDLIVATNFVQDDVTFERLSSIAPVLENPEKVAGDQISWQETQRMVGRALDLPAASETAIAEAEQAIDAVAREHPQYAGRTITIATDYTQSGIDYYTVTGGTAERIVTRMGFAPNPLGRQFVSDPSVADEQVGQLDGDVLVMFYNDAAGRTAREAAPLFRTVPPVAEGRYVGITIDEPGSELTWVLRRGASVTSLPWAVGELARRVDGLDLG
- a CDS encoding NUDIX domain-containing protein is translated as MTSAGLLLHRAGPGGPEVLLGHMGGPFWARKDDHAWSLPKGEHGPDETPLDAARREFTEEVGAPPPGGEPVPLGTVRQSRKTVTAFALDGSAFTGADAVADRPDDGTWVQMEWPPRSGRTVRFPELDRAAWFDLATARQKIVKGQVPLLDRLAELLGG
- a CDS encoding gamma carbonic anhydrase family protein, encoding MITVNGHTPQVHDQAWVAPGAVLAGEVSVGAETGIWYTCVLRADLAPITVGARTNVQDGSVLHADPGFPMVIGDGVTIGHRAVVHGCTVSDDVLIGMGAVLMNGVHVGAGSLIAAGAVLTQGTVVPPGSLVAGVPGKVRRELSQAERDSIPLSAAAYVHLLGLHRDATA
- a CDS encoding 5-formyltetrahydrofolate cyclo-ligase, which produces MSRRHDHDAGGDPGTLARKAELRDEVWSALTEQKASRFPGARNRISNFVGAEAAARRLRELEVWRAAGTVKSNPDSAQLPVRQYALEDGKTVYMAVPRLAEADPFFLLDPDHLADPPRRAVSIANATRSARRVAVADLEPVDLVVTGCVAVGVDGARLGKGGGFADLEFALARAAGLISDDTLVVTTVHELQVRDAGVVPWAGHDAPVDLIVTPDRVVDCREHRRRRPEGGIVWDSLTEEKIAAIPLLGRLREEARA
- a CDS encoding maleylpyruvate isomerase family mycothiol-dependent enzyme, whose translation is MSASAVPTEVVLAVSARHRRGFADLVESLDAGQLASPSLCSEWDVRTVAGHTASVVTMNLGTVLADMVAARGDIDRAIDRGAARLAARPVPEIVATLREHADSRFAIPGVGLRGPMTDILVHTADVTVPLGLPRESDPEGLRIALEFVVGQHPSAFTSRDRLAGLRFVADDVGFAGGDGATVQGDGIDVLLAACGRPAVLERLAGDGVATFAGRLTGC
- a CDS encoding GNAT family N-acetyltransferase, whose product is MPPSVTPSDGPSLDAPVTLRPLVRADLPLLRRWLAAPHVHRWWFHETTDEALERDFGAGLRGEEPGEDLVAELGGVPVGLVQRARWHDYPDEVAAITPILTLPDGALTVDYLIGPVELTGRGLGPRIIAAAVAEGWERYPEATAVVVPVAAGNRASCRALEKAGFRRVATGELPPDNPADPPLSHVHRLDRPARLG
- a CDS encoding DUF7218 family protein; protein product: MASSIKDDEMYERLREEGNSKEKSARIANAAAAEGRDTVGRRGGEHGDYEDQTKDELYAQAQKVGIPGRSDMTKDELIRALREH
- a CDS encoding maleylpyruvate isomerase N-terminal domain-containing protein produces the protein MTTSDLPDAAVVAVSARYRRGFADLVFSLDAAQLAAPSLCAGWDVRTDAGHLVSALTTTVPSFLVQVLPGARERGPGGRPGRAAGGDPTDRGAGRGPARAGRKLRRPARHRGAAR
- a CDS encoding (Fe-S)-binding protein, producing MSNPPPRVGLMVTCLNDALFPDTGAAVVSLLRRLRVDVEFPAAQTCCGQPMVNTGYLDEAVPLVRNHLDAFAGYDAVLAPSGSCAGSVRHQHGLVARRSGDPGLVRGVEVAPPVYELSEYLVDVLGVVDVGAYFPHRVTYHPTCHSLRMLGVGDRPTRLLRAVRGLTLLDLPGAAECCGFGGTFAVKNAETSIAMGNDKARHVRSTGAEVLVAGDNSCLMHVGGLLSRQRSGMRVMHLAEVLAQTEPVVAGEGRAGDGRSVGSAGVAR
- a CDS encoding FadR/GntR family transcriptional regulator, translated to MRVPAAHEMVLAHVEERLTSGEWRPGDRLPPERELAARLGASRQAVREALRVLQAQGVIRSQVGTGVDSGTVVVPAPARALGRVLALHLAVDSFPVDDVTEARVMLERFSAGLAARWRSASDLLEWTTALDAMDADLDPAAFSDADIAFHVAIAAAAGNRLVGELTRAIRESVRGVLLDAMQAQGDWPALRDRLRAEHRDIHAALADGDPALAADRIEAHIRAFHGRVRPA
- a CDS encoding LutC/YkgG family protein, with amino-acid sequence MSAREAILAKARRALSDVPDVEPVLDVEVVRPVPDRSPSHAQVVDLFVERVADYRAVVERAAPDTATARVAGALAGRTPLAGSGPLRILVPPGFPAGLVPADVEVVADGPGVVVSELDRCDGVLSTAAIGIAETGTIVLDHGPGQGRRAATLVPDLHVCVIRADQIVAGVPEAVAALDPVRPHTWISGPSATSDIELDRVEGVHGPRTLHVVIVG
- a CDS encoding O-acetyl-ADP-ribose deacetylase — translated: MRIFCERGDITEARVDAVVNAANSGLRGGGGVDGAIHRCGGPAILAECERLRATDLPDGLPTGHAVATTAGNLPARWVIHTVGPVHAKGEDRSALLASAYREPMRVADSLGARTVAFPAVSAGIYGWPIDDAARIAVGTVREVAGAGTGVEEVRFVLFSDDVLAAFETALG